Genomic window (Rhododendron vialii isolate Sample 1 chromosome 4a, ASM3025357v1):
ggGACCACATGAAAAGAGAAGTTTTTTTCCTCtcaggctccgtttgtttcgatgtaaaatgttttccatgtaaaatgctttttcagaaaacaaacttcaaatttttactttccggtgtttggttggtacgTGAAAATATTTTcggaaatcaacaaaatagtgtagagagggagatggagagtttaaacggtggagagatatgagattattggaattgaacgtgagtCAAGACTGATGATCGAGGAAActaagcagtgagaattgcagttgAAGGTAGCGGGTTCATTTCAGataataacttacggaagatatAAGCGTAagtcatttttatccaattgatggaaaatgttttacatataaaatatttttctcattttttacataaCTAAACACccgaaaataggtaaaatacatccaaacaaacggagcctcaATTATAATTATTAGTAAATTTAAAATGGTGATTCTTGAACCATGTGTTTTTTTATTAGATGaaacaaccaaaagaaaaaaaattgaagctagggaaaatggttagactttgTTAGGGTCAGCACcacaaatataaaaaatctaaatgaattgttgcatttttttaagtatttcaTTCCTATTCGTACAGTAAAGTTGAGTTTACTCACTATCCAATAAAGTTGGGATCCACTTGACTTTTACTGATATGGACTACGGGCGGATCTGGTTTTAAAAATCaaatagtaacttattttttgtttttatccaaaaaaatgtgtttttgttagttttgtattaaacttttgtgacttattgattcgtttcggcgagagaaatcgaaaaagtataaaattttgtttgaaactcataatttttttttaaaataattatctttttgatatatttttgtttttattcaaaaaattatgagtttcgataaaaaaaaatttacttttccaattcctttcGTTAACACGAattaataaatcacaaaagCTCAAGGCAAAACaatcaaatgcaaaaaaatttaaatgtagacaaaaaattaagttacataacttttcaattcaaaccCATCCTACATAAAATTGGACGCTTTCAAGCCTTTTAGAACTAAGGGTACTTTGGGAAACAAAATATATAAGGTGATAAGCCCACAATAGTATAAATTATGGGgtttatctctctcatttttgccTCGCACTTGTGCATAACTCTATAGTTTTGAATGATATTGCACGAAAAGTGCGTTTTTGGTGTTTACAGGTTTTCTATAAAAATAAGGCGTATTTGACGCCATGGACTCGCTCCAACGTTGACCGAAGACTCGAGGAGTCTGAATGGAGCGATGGTTGAACCCGGGAAAGCATCATGGAAACCCCAAAGAGTTTGATCATAGCCTGGCATGAAGCTGAGTTAAGGACTGCCCAGCCCAGAACTCCTACTGGTAGGAGTGAAATTTCTACCggtaaaaaatcaaataagacgTGCCATCCCTTTTCACCATTCAAGACCTACTAGTAGGAAGTCAGTTCCTACCGGTACAAAACCTGATCAGTCATGCCACCAAATTGCATCGACCTCGTCCTACCAGTAGGAGGTCAGTTCCTATCGGTAGAGATTCAAAGTTTCtgtagatttttctttttcttttgtaactaaAAAGTGGTAGTATAAATACTCCCCTTTGCACGGTTTTAGATCATCTTATCTTTTTTCAGaactagctctctctctctctcaatctctcttcaATAGAAcattgattattgagttttgaggtAGTTATgtttcattaaagttgtaagtaCTCTTGAGATCCTTATTAATCCAGTTTTTATTTCCAATTTTTGTAAtgtttttcatttctctctccctttttccttgctcatttcatgtctttagagctgcaaacgagccgagccgagccgagttttagagtgttcgagctcggctcgagctcgtgacgagctgcaggactcgagctcgagctcggctcgagatgtatttacaaagctcaagctcggctcgctcggctcgtttatgaaacaaatatatataaatatatataatatagttgagctcgcgagccaattcgagccgagtttcgactagctcgagctcggctcgtttatgaaacgagcccaggactcgagctcgagctcgttcgtttgtgtctcgaaccgagccgagccgagccgttgtcGAGCCGGGCTTCGAGCCGCTcacgagcggctcggatcgtttgcagccctacatgTCTTCCtttgatatgtgtgagtagtgtagcaaTGTTAGGTTGTGGGATGATTAGCATCCCATAACCAAGTGTATTACTCGTTCTTCTCTAATAAATCTTCATTTTCTAGCCTAATCATGTGTTTGGGTTTatttttatgtatcaaaacttgGAGATGTTAACCTCTTTAATTATATGTAGGCTAGGGTTAATGCACTTGTCACATATGATCCTTGGAGCTATGTCCTCTATGTGTTTGTCCAAATGTCTCCAAAAACCCTAGACATGTTTAGCACCCCtgttaagaagagaagaacaaGTTTGTCTCGTGTTATAGGTGTTGGTTATTCCTAAATTTAGCCTTTAGTTTTAATCTCCAGTAAAtaaaagccgtagttaggttaagtagtcATTTAACTAAATCTCTCTCAAGTTGGTCATCTCAACGCCAAACTCAAGGTTAGCGGTCCTAATGCTAAAAACTCTACTCAAAGCAAACTTCCAATCAAGTTATGGACACGATCCCTatggattcgaccccggacttccgagtattatgctttcaaccaaCCTAGCCATATGCTTGGGGCATTCTTATTTTGGCACAGATTAAGGTCGAAGCATAAGGTGCCAGCTTTTGACCAACCTAACCCTACGCTTAGGGCATTTTTATTTTGGGACACATTAAGGTCACAAGCATAAGGTGCCagcttttgaccaaaaaaagacAAATGAGTCATGTTGCTTGGCAGAGCAATAAATGCTCGTGGCAAAAGAGAAAGTAATCATGACATTTTCGGTGTCCAAAAATTTATTGTTCTCAAAATtcagtttcttttatttttcttcggCTTTCTTTCTCAACCAAACaaggagagagattttttttttttccttttctttcgtttctttttcatgtgttctgtaacgccccgaattttgggtacgttaaaaaaaatattttattataaaaacgGAATGAGTccggctcattattacatcataaaccttacaaaagtacttttattcaaataacggAGGGAAcgagggttcctatctactgctccgcttcttcctctaTCCTGGCTAGCTcatcggctccgaaggcctccaaggtgtacatctcaccatgttcatctatgaggtctgacacattataccggcgtcaccatcaatataatatgtcaagatcaccaaaaggtaacaccttgagctacaacgctcaataggaaatccttacccaccaatCTTACACAGTAAATCATTTACAACAACACtagcaatcacacatccacattcgttaatcaactatcgttggtgtctaagattttcgtgtttctcctacgcgactcatcatagaccgtgtcaacattttcacatacaaatcaacctttcaaaatcatttatttaactcacccaacctcggttccgctgcgccggttcccgagtatcctcacaatggttccgccgcgccgggtttccattgacacacaattgcattggctccgtaccgcggataaccaagccattcctcaccatagttccgctgctccgggatcccatgggaacgcacacaacctcaaaATGGTTCCGTTGGTCCGGAATTCCATTGGAATACAcataacctcacaatggttccgcttttcccggattcccattggaacacacacaacctcacaatggtttcgctttttCCGAATtctcattggaacacacacaccccactcacattatgccaccaaaaccggtcataatgtagtttcaaaatatttccttcctcgaaaaatatttcttttcattaatcacaccttaggtgccatgtttttactttctcggttctcgtgtctcgtttacatgcaaagactccgcggtaggacaaaagtaagcatgaaataTTCTAACAAGATaatccaattctataatataccacaagtaacacattcgattcatgtatgcaagctcatactccttggaatatcaaaatacgaatacttcgattcaaatagtaacgttttaactttcgaaatccgttctttctcaaagatcaacaacatacgttttacttggaataagtaagtaagtaagtaagtaaggatttccttatcGTTCCTCTAGGcagtagtaacggcttacggacggtaatcggcggtcggacggagtaacttcctacgggagcttccggtagcttcgaaagagaaaggtttctctcgaaacttgaccttggctattactactactacttttggatcgagaggatGGTCGAGTGGCGGCCTttgatgagtttcttgaagaacataacaagaactcaagaataccaagaacaagcaagaacaaaggaagaacacaagtttttctagagagagaagttgctaggttggaaggtgtgagttgaatggcaagaatgaggtgctatttatagcaaaagtcttcgttattacccaagggataaaattttcgctagcaattattatccaatgggtaaagattttcctagaaaaaatATTAGGCCAAAAGGTACAAGGTACTAGATTTCTAAATCAAATATCTCAttaaagaattctaattaggcacatgttttgattaaactaatagatattgtactaaacaaatctagggttttgatacatgtgtacaaatgcccaatatttaaatatagaagtggtaccaagtaccctaATTAAATAATAGGTTAGGATTCTCTCCATTTAAATAACAATAAAGTACTTGCATTAGTTTAATCAATAAAGTACATTTAGAAATCTAGGGATTTGatttaccccaatattttaatgcataaaagtacatggaaaTCAATACTTGAATATAAAAACAAAGCCTTGTACCTAGTTGGAAGATAGGAGCTATTACCCAATAggtaataatttttctagcggttaataaccaatgaaTAATGGGGGGTGGAAGAATATCTAATAAACAATGTATGGGTGTCCTTTGCTCATATGCATATATGTAATATAATATTGGTACTAATCAACACATgtgaaatctagaaaatgatttgtttATAAAACCTTTGTACTAGTTGAAAGATTAACCCTATTAccaaatggataataaatttcctagtatttattgtccaatgaacAAAAGTAATAAGAAAATTTTTAtagttaaataatcaaaaatgtcattttaaacaattataaaattctattcttttatAGATATTAGTActtaatcaaatctttcaatgaatacctttaatataaagaataggATTTCTATTATCTAATGGATAAAAGTTCTcttaacttttatcgtccaatggataaagaagaaaaccaaaataaataaacaattttcaagtctagggttgaaaaggttcacaaggttcaaagataggcaaaaaggtccatctatggttaaggaaatgtaactaggtgacttcctagtttggtttctctaaCTGGTCGGTTAGAAATGAATTATACACGAATTTCAAGGGGCTAAAATATAATTACGACAAATTATAGGAatttaaaagcaatccaagtaataaaattcaaatatttaatgaaatttttattgactgaAAATCAGGGCCGTTACATGTTCCAAATAAACTCTTTGTTCCAATTTGTGTAGTCAGTTTTGGAGATGGGCCGAgctatttgcaaccacaaattcCCTAAACGTAACATGttctaaaattaattactttcggataaaaatgcccttaaaaaaattgacaaaaacacCCCCAATGAAATGACTTCGTTTTAGGATGGATCCATCATCTTCCTCTCTACTCTTCTTCCCCAACATGGAATCGAGAATGTACAGTACAAATTCTTCCTATTTCTTTCCGATGGAATACTTTAAGTCTAATGGTAGAATTTAGACTTGTACAGAATTCTCCCTACTTTTCTTCTTGAAGATGCCTATCTTCTTTCTTTGAATCGAGAATGTACAGTACAATTTCTGGTGGTTCGATAAAActcattttgtgtgtttttttgtttgttttgattacAGATTGCCCGGGTCCCCAGTCGGAGTCTGCTGGGAAATCCGATGCCTATGAAGGATATGCCCGAATCAGGAAGTTTGTGCTACTACTCCCAAAGGCCCTAACCTCGATTCATTCGTATGGAACTCGCATTTCTTCGCTGATGAACCCAGTCCCATCACGCATTAGCAAGATGCGTGATATTAATCGTGCATTTCGTGAATGCGTTATATGAAGCATGACGCATTCGGAATTTGTGTTTTTAACAGTCACAATCTGCGtttgtttgtaaaaaaaagacATGACACATCTTTAAGATGCGTTATAAAGGGTTCGGATAttagaatatgaattttgtaaacattttcaagttctaaaatttgaaatttttaaaatttttcagaAATGTGTATTCGaacatgtcaatttttttttttgaaggaagtGGTGTTGGTGATGGTGGGACGCAACTGGTGGTAGTAGCAATGCGGCGAttatggaggtggaggtggtgaccGTGGTGTAGCGTGGTTGGGTGTGGTGGTGATGGGCCGGTGGTGTGGCGTTGTTGGGTGTGGTGGTGATGGGCAGTTGGTGGTGTACATGTACTGATATtgtatggtggtggtggtggtgggtggtcATGAAGAAGAGAGAACAGTGAAGACAGATAAGGGGGATGGGGAGGAGATGGCTGGTAGGAAGGAAAaggtatttttgaaaatttatggatatttgcTAGGTTGCATTTAAAaatttgttataaaatttgtgggttAAGTTTAGAACTGATTACGTATAAAAAATTTGTAGTTGCAAATAGCTCTGCCCTTAGGGATTTCAGCTTTATAAAGAAACATGATTAATTATTGCACGTATTTCATTGAATAATGCTCATTGGGTTTTGAAATGGGCCATTTTCTATGGGACTTCAAAAAGATGGTAACTGGCACTAACAAATGGGGGCAGatgtattttgaaaattaatacccatcaaaaataaattaagaatatttgttaatgctgaaaatgtctttaacgggtattaattaattatcaaaatatatcaTTGGCCGTCGTTTTCCCTAATAAAAACGTTGCCGTGGTCCCATCGTTAGTAAAACGACACCGTGTGATCAGATTCAGATCCAACAATACCCAAATGGTccggctaaatacaactgcgaatttattACATGTAGTCAATTCATAAAAGGAATCATTGGGATTCCCTTTGAATTTACTgcatgtagccaattcataaaagcGAATCCTTGATATTCCCTTTTATGAATTGACTACATGTAGttaattcgcagttgtatttagcatCACCCTGCCCAAAACTCTCCCTGTGtgtctctcaagtctcaacccaAACAATGCCGTCGCCGAAGCCCTTCGCGACAGCCCTGGGTACCCTCCGCCTCCGCCTAACCTCCGACCTCCGCCTCCGCGGCGGCAGTGGAGACGGTCCCAGCCGCTGGGCCACCCCCGGCCACCAAGATCGCCCAAACGGCTACCTCTTCAACCGGCCGCCGGGGCAGGCGAGGAAGTGGGAGGACTGGGAGCTCCCTTGCTACGTCACGAGCTTCCTCACCATTGTCATACTCGGAGTGGGCCTCAACGCCAAGCCCGACCTCACCATCGAGACCTGGGCCCACCAGAAAGCCCTCCAGCGTCTCCAGGCCCAGCAATTGGCTGATAATTCTGAATGATTGTTGAATCTATTCGGTAATTTGATTTACCTTTCTGCCCTGTTTTGAGCGAACGTGTTGGAAAGAAGATCTTGGCTCTTGAGCATCTCAAACAGCTTcggtttattatttttttattttttaaatcttgAATTGTTATATACTGTATGTGGAGGAGTTTATGATGATTCTCTGAATTCGAGTTCCAGTTTTATGTCTTCGGTGATACTAATTGTTTAGCTGTCTGCTTGGGGCATCGACTAGGAATTAGTAGCTGAAAATACTAGGCGCACATCCAAGTTTACATCCATTCTTTTAAATCATCTCTTACAAGTGATGGTGGGAGtcagtcacataatccttcaaaatatcccgcgctcccgctctcaatcctcgcacaACACTCGCGCTCTCAATCAGTGCTCTTGTGCATTTTAGTAGGTTGAGATGTGTTTGAAAGACACTTTCACGCTTACGCTCTCAcacgcgaattatgtgacttagggtAGGACCCTCTAAATAGCTTTATGGGTCCACATTCATTTGTGAGAGAGGATGTAAGAACAGATGTAAACTTAGAGGTGTCCCTAGCAATGATCATTGGTATTTGTTGCCTGTTTGATTGAATGTCTTCTAAATGGTTATCTGATCTTCTTGCAACCCTTTTTTTCCTGCATAACAGAAATACTGGTGCAAGTGGCTACGGTACTGTTGGTGGTGGGTGGTGGCACCTTGGCCGGGTGGTGGTTGTGCTTGAATGTTAGAGATTGTGGtggagtagtagtagtactagtgCTGATCCGAAAATGGTTTCTACCTTTAAAAAGTGGAAACAGATTGCTTTGTTTCGCCTTTACTTTTATTTTACATTGCATCGGTGCATCCAACTCCATAAAATTCAGATGTTctcctgtgtgtgtgtgtgtgtgttttttttatgctGAAACAAATTGGGCGTTAATCCTGCAGTTAAATTTAGAGCAAGGAAAGCTTGGCTCTCTACCAGTTGTGTGTAAGTGGTGCTTGGAGAGAAATGAATGAGAGTTCATCAGTATAGTATTTCTATTAACCCCTAGTTGTTGGTGCACTGGTAGTCACATGGCAACCAAGGCCGTCAGAAAGCCGTTGGTCTTGGTTCGACTCCTACCCACGTGTTATCAATTCTTATGTTGAGCCAATCCATATGAGGCTTTGGTCCAGCTTTTATTAAGCTCCTCTAGGGGACATTGGGACTGGTTCCCTAATTAGTTTGTCCATTGGGCGGGATACTGGATTATCAAAAAGGAAGTATAGAGTTTTCTATTGCATTCATTGAAGGGATTGCTCCTAATCTCCTCCCCAGCAGCAtgtctttctcttcctttgctttttgtttttcatttttttttccttgcagtATAGGGTACTTTGTTGTCCTCTGGAGATATATGGATTTGTAGGGTATTTCACTTAAAGGAgttttgccccattttttgTAC
Coding sequences:
- the LOC131322693 gene encoding uncharacterized protein LOC131322693: MPSPKPFATALGTLRLRLTSDLRLRGGSGDGPSRWATPGHQDRPNGYLFNRPPGQARKWEDWELPCYVTSFLTIVILGVGLNAKPDLTIETWAHQKALQRLQAQQLADNSE